One window of Thiomicrorhabdus lithotrophica genomic DNA carries:
- the sufD gene encoding Fe-S cluster assembly protein SufD produces the protein MQRKISPVAKKAVAHYIAQSELLNEQCNSASLKQVRKQAQTLLTEQAFPTQRDENWQYTRLTGFVQNHFDIKPALPVTSEQIRQFMPDFPVIMVVFVDGWFNEGLSDDLESLPNGVIYESFKDAADIVGESSKLYDREKEINKEPFGVLNSLLMADGFYLQLANNASLELPFFVLHIQTRGNQMSNVRNRIELGENAELTLVERYVSLVEVFDGENLSACTNVVTEIELAKYARFKQVVMQEQNDNAFYFNNQFIEQADNSNFNTFYGALGSQLSRHQNHIFMNGEHIESQQNSACLAKDNQTVDSRTDTQHNDVWGNSQQLHKYVLTDSAVGVFNGMIRVDQKAQKTDGQMDNKNLLLSDVAKMDTKPQLEIYADDVKCSHGSASGQIDKNQIFYLQARGIRRAEAIKMITHAFLLEPAELITNDKVRHWVTDRLSAGLASIHQ, from the coding sequence ATGCAAAGAAAAATATCTCCGGTAGCTAAGAAAGCAGTAGCACACTATATTGCTCAATCAGAGTTGTTAAATGAACAATGTAACAGCGCCTCATTAAAGCAAGTTAGAAAACAAGCTCAAACGCTTTTAACAGAGCAGGCTTTTCCTACCCAGCGTGATGAGAATTGGCAGTACACGCGTTTAACAGGTTTTGTGCAAAATCATTTCGATATAAAGCCTGCTTTACCTGTGACGAGTGAGCAAATACGTCAATTCATGCCAGACTTTCCAGTCATTATGGTGGTGTTTGTTGATGGTTGGTTTAACGAAGGTTTGTCTGATGACCTAGAATCCCTGCCTAACGGTGTGATTTATGAGTCTTTTAAAGATGCGGCAGATATTGTGGGCGAATCAAGCAAGCTTTATGATCGTGAAAAAGAGATTAATAAAGAACCCTTTGGTGTTTTAAACAGCTTACTAATGGCAGATGGTTTTTATTTGCAGTTGGCAAATAATGCCAGTCTTGAGTTGCCGTTTTTTGTATTGCATATTCAGACTCGTGGTAACCAAATGAGTAATGTTCGTAACCGAATTGAGTTGGGTGAAAATGCCGAACTTACACTGGTAGAGCGTTACGTTTCTTTGGTTGAGGTGTTTGATGGTGAGAATCTTAGCGCTTGTACAAACGTGGTTACAGAAATAGAACTTGCAAAATATGCGCGTTTTAAACAAGTCGTGATGCAAGAGCAAAATGACAACGCTTTCTATTTCAATAATCAGTTCATAGAACAAGCAGATAACAGTAACTTCAATACCTTTTATGGTGCTTTAGGAAGTCAGCTTTCTCGCCATCAAAACCATATTTTTATGAATGGTGAACATATTGAATCACAGCAAAACAGCGCTTGTTTAGCTAAAGATAACCAGACGGTTGATTCTCGAACAGATACTCAACACAACGATGTTTGGGGTAATAGCCAACAGCTCCATAAGTATGTGTTAACTGACAGTGCGGTTGGGGTATTTAATGGCATGATTCGAGTCGATCAAAAGGCTCAAAAAACTGATGGGCAGATGGATAATAAAAACTTGTTGCTATCAGATGTTGCCAAAATGGACACTAAACCGCAGCTAGAAATTTATGCCGATGATGTTAAGTGTTCTCACGGTTCGGCTTCTGGGCAGATTGATAAAAACCAGATCTTTTACCTTCAAGCACGCGGCATCCGAAGAGCTGAAGCGATTAAAATGATTACACATGCATTTCTTCTAGAGCCAGCAGAATTGATTACGAATGATAAAGTGCGTCATTGGGTAACAGATCGTTTGTCTGCTGGGTTAGCCAGTA
- the sufC gene encoding Fe-S cluster assembly ATPase SufC — MLLKVENLQAEIDEKQILNGLNIEVNPGEVHAIMGPNGAGKSTLANVLSGRDEYEVTAGTIDFDGEDLLELDAEERARKGIFLAFQYPVEIPGVSNKLFMQTALNAVREERGLPALDMFDFDEFAKDKIDLLDMRADLLERSVNVGFSGGEKKRNDIFQMALLEPKLCILDETDSGLDIDALRVVANGVNALRSPDRSFIVVTHYQRLLDYIKPDHVHVLYNGQIVKSGGFELVHELEEHGYDDIIQQHHKD, encoded by the coding sequence ATGTTATTAAAAGTAGAAAACCTACAAGCTGAAATTGATGAAAAGCAAATATTAAACGGGCTTAATATTGAAGTTAATCCAGGTGAAGTCCATGCCATTATGGGGCCAAACGGTGCTGGTAAAAGTACTTTGGCTAACGTGCTTTCGGGGCGTGACGAATACGAAGTAACGGCAGGAACAATTGATTTTGATGGCGAAGATTTACTTGAGCTTGATGCAGAAGAGAGAGCGCGTAAAGGTATCTTTTTAGCGTTTCAATACCCGGTAGAGATTCCAGGTGTTAGTAATAAGTTATTTATGCAAACGGCTCTAAATGCGGTACGTGAAGAGCGTGGTTTGCCAGCATTAGATATGTTTGATTTTGATGAGTTCGCTAAAGACAAAATTGATCTATTAGATATGCGTGCCGACTTATTAGAACGATCAGTTAACGTTGGGTTCTCTGGTGGTGAGAAAAAGCGTAATGACATTTTTCAGATGGCGCTTTTAGAGCCTAAGCTTTGTATTCTTGATGAAACAGATTCAGGACTTGATATTGATGCATTGCGTGTTGTTGCCAACGGCGTTAATGCGTTACGTTCGCCTGATCGTAGTTTTATTGTAGTCACTCACTACCAGCGTCTTTTAGACTATATCAAGCCAGATCATGTTCACGTTTTATACAACGGACAGATTGTAAAATCGGGCGGTTTTGAACTGGTTCATGAGTTAGAAGAACATGGTTACGACGATATCATTCAGCAACATCATAAAGACTAA
- the sufB gene encoding Fe-S cluster assembly protein SufB: MADAVKITELQPENVQVESQYQEIDDLLSKNKHYKEGFVTTTAVETFAKGLDEDVVRAISAKKNEPEWMLDFRLKAFAHWKTLEEPHWAKLEYTPLDYQDYSYYSAPECGSCAGECSTEAGSEIDPEVAKAFAELGVPITGDDSNVAVDAIFDSISVSTTKREDLAELGVIFCSFSEAVQDYPEMVQKYIGTVVPYHDNFFAALNSAVASDGTFVYVPEGVHCPIDLSTYFRINEAKTGQFERTILIADKGSYVSYLEGCSAPVRDTYQLHAAVVEVVVLEDAEVKYSTVQNWYPGDDDCTGGILNFVTKRGICEGKNSKLSWTQAETGSAITWKYPSCILKGDNSIGEFYSVALTNRRQQADTGTKMIHIGKNTRSTIISKGLSAGKSDNTYRGLVKILPSAEGARNFTQCDSMLIGDKCGAHTFPYIEVENPTAQIEHEATTSRIGEDQLFYCKQRGISEQDAISMIVNGFCKEVFSELPLEFAQEAEELLAISLEGSVG; encoded by the coding sequence ATGGCTGATGCAGTAAAAATTACAGAATTACAACCAGAAAATGTGCAAGTAGAGAGCCAGTATCAAGAGATTGATGACCTGCTTTCGAAAAATAAGCACTACAAAGAAGGGTTTGTAACCACGACAGCCGTCGAGACTTTTGCAAAAGGTCTTGATGAGGATGTTGTGCGTGCTATTTCTGCTAAAAAGAATGAACCAGAATGGATGCTAGACTTTAGGTTAAAGGCCTTTGCGCACTGGAAAACTCTAGAAGAACCGCATTGGGCAAAGTTAGAGTACACGCCTTTAGATTATCAAGATTACAGTTATTACTCTGCTCCAGAGTGTGGTTCTTGTGCTGGCGAATGCAGTACTGAAGCTGGGTCTGAAATTGACCCTGAAGTAGCCAAAGCCTTTGCAGAACTGGGTGTGCCGATTACAGGTGATGATTCCAATGTAGCGGTTGATGCTATCTTTGACTCAATCTCTGTCTCTACAACAAAACGAGAAGACTTAGCTGAACTAGGTGTTATTTTCTGTTCATTCTCTGAGGCAGTCCAAGACTATCCGGAGATGGTTCAAAAATATATCGGAACGGTTGTACCTTATCACGATAACTTCTTTGCCGCACTGAACTCAGCGGTGGCTTCTGATGGTACTTTTGTCTATGTTCCTGAAGGGGTTCATTGCCCAATTGATTTGTCTACCTACTTCCGTATTAATGAAGCCAAAACAGGTCAGTTTGAAAGAACAATCTTAATTGCCGATAAAGGGAGTTACGTGAGTTATTTGGAAGGTTGTTCTGCTCCTGTGCGAGACACCTATCAGTTGCATGCTGCTGTTGTAGAAGTGGTTGTTCTTGAAGATGCTGAGGTTAAATACTCAACCGTTCAGAACTGGTATCCGGGTGATGATGACTGTACGGGTGGAATTCTAAACTTTGTTACCAAACGTGGTATTTGTGAAGGTAAAAACTCTAAGTTGTCATGGACTCAAGCAGAAACAGGCTCTGCGATAACCTGGAAGTATCCGAGCTGTATTCTTAAAGGTGATAACTCTATTGGTGAATTCTACTCGGTGGCATTAACCAACCGTAGACAGCAAGCTGATACCGGAACCAAGATGATTCATATCGGTAAAAATACACGCAGTACGATTATTTCGAAAGGCCTGTCTGCAGGTAAAAGTGACAACACTTACCGTGGTTTAGTAAAGATTTTACCGAGTGCCGAAGGCGCAAGAAACTTTACCCAATGTGATTCAATGTTAATTGGTGATAAATGTGGTGCGCATACATTTCCTTACATTGAAGTAGAGAACCCAACAGCTCAAATTGAGCATGAAGCGACCACTTCACGTATCGGCGAGGATCAGCTATTTTATTGCAAACAACGCGGTATTAGTGAACAAGATGCTATCTCAATGATTGTAAATGGTTTCTGTAAAGAGGTATTTAGTGAATTACCGTTAGAGTTTGCACAAGAAGCCGAAGAATTATTAGCGATTAGTTTAGAAGGTTCTGTTGGTTAA
- a CDS encoding P-loop NTPase family protein: MNELASKNIVLLGLPGSGKTRVAQALHDQFDCKLLINDLYELEHASYQFTRPGSFEWNDFLNLPKKQANQEVWCVIDVRSPLPDIGSEWLQKALMDMLTVADGVVFTFVEAASLDSQAWWSKWVVNHSAEAIKKPIVRWMNQRFPTDFKGFVLAVKQDGSVNPPEVQLVQTGLQQVETFSFSAERIVLDHLLMGLDNSRQNLAMKICRVTGVVQTVEYSNLVVIEGSAYRWDTFAADSAVGLVELKISGIGLDQAWLSQIVKAATI; this comes from the coding sequence ATGAATGAGTTAGCATCCAAAAATATTGTCTTACTCGGTTTGCCAGGGTCGGGTAAAACACGTGTTGCTCAGGCTTTACACGACCAATTTGATTGTAAATTACTTATTAATGATTTATATGAGTTGGAACATGCAAGCTACCAATTTACCAGACCTGGTAGTTTTGAATGGAATGATTTTTTGAATTTGCCAAAAAAACAGGCAAACCAAGAAGTTTGGTGTGTGATTGATGTGCGGTCACCTTTACCTGATATTGGCTCTGAGTGGTTACAGAAAGCACTAATGGATATGTTAACAGTTGCTGATGGAGTGGTGTTTACGTTTGTTGAAGCTGCTTCATTAGATAGCCAGGCCTGGTGGAGCAAATGGGTCGTAAATCATTCGGCAGAAGCGATAAAGAAGCCAATTGTTAGATGGATGAATCAACGATTTCCAACCGATTTTAAGGGGTTTGTTTTAGCTGTAAAACAAGATGGGAGTGTTAATCCTCCAGAAGTTCAGCTTGTACAGACAGGTTTACAGCAGGTAGAAACCTTTAGCTTTTCAGCTGAACGTATCGTCTTAGATCATTTGTTAATGGGTTTAGATAACTCGCGTCAAAATTTAGCCATGAAAATTTGCCGAGTTACGGGTGTTGTGCAAACGGTCGAGTACTCGAATTTGGTGGTGATCGAGGGTAGTGCTTATCGTTGGGATACTTTTGCCGCGGACTCTGCTGTTGGCTTAGTAGAGCTTAAAATATCGGGTATCGGACTTGACCAGGCCTGGTTAAGTCAAATTGTAAAAGCCGCAACTATCTAA
- a CDS encoding zinc ABC transporter substrate-binding protein — protein MNILSSLKHKVRKEFKSSLNGVGYLNKEFSISTAIKIIFTLFTLLISQQSYALKITVSIPPLAGMVAPLLSGDDQLEVVLKPGASPHGFQLKPSHLRGLNESDLVLWVASPVDNWMQKPLTNLKVKEVSLKGLANIEQLPVRQGGLWEKKSQHIATLSEAEHKDTSADSEEHNHNHEHEYSVASESQRMDGHLWMSFKNSRLLIEAVSKQLQTLKPNDAENISQRTQAWLNKLDKTNQQIKQQLQQVQTVPYMVLHDAFQYFEHQYSLNGVGSIQLNPSVSPSLKRVAELRSKIKSGKVSCVFKEPQFPEKRVLSVTKGLDVRVGSLDPMGVVTKEFQKESGRDFLNYDVFILQLSHQFNDCLSKANNQ, from the coding sequence ATGAATATTTTATCTAGTTTGAAACATAAAGTACGAAAAGAATTTAAATCTTCTTTAAATGGAGTGGGTTATCTGAATAAAGAATTTTCTATTTCGACGGCTATTAAAATCATCTTTACCCTGTTTACTTTACTCATCAGCCAGCAGAGTTATGCGCTAAAGATTACCGTGTCAATCCCACCTTTAGCGGGCATGGTGGCCCCTTTGCTGTCTGGCGATGATCAACTTGAAGTGGTGCTTAAGCCAGGTGCAAGCCCACATGGTTTTCAGTTAAAGCCATCACATCTTCGTGGTCTAAATGAGAGCGATTTGGTTCTATGGGTGGCTAGCCCAGTAGATAATTGGATGCAAAAACCGCTGACAAATTTAAAGGTTAAGGAGGTTAGTTTAAAAGGCTTAGCCAATATTGAGCAGCTACCAGTTAGGCAAGGTGGCTTGTGGGAAAAGAAAAGCCAGCATATTGCAACCCTTAGCGAAGCCGAGCATAAAGATACTTCAGCTGACTCTGAAGAGCATAATCATAATCATGAGCATGAATACAGCGTAGCTTCAGAATCGCAAAGAATGGACGGACATTTATGGATGTCATTTAAAAACAGTCGCCTGTTAATAGAAGCCGTTTCTAAACAGTTGCAGACGTTAAAGCCTAACGATGCCGAGAATATAAGTCAGAGAACCCAGGCCTGGTTAAATAAGTTAGATAAGACAAATCAGCAGATTAAACAACAACTGCAACAAGTGCAAACAGTACCATATATGGTATTGCATGATGCGTTTCAGTATTTTGAGCATCAATATTCATTAAACGGCGTAGGATCGATACAGTTAAATCCTTCGGTATCTCCGAGCTTGAAAAGAGTTGCAGAGCTTAGATCTAAAATCAAGTCAGGTAAGGTAAGTTGTGTTTTTAAGGAACCACAATTTCCAGAGAAGCGAGTTTTGTCAGTCACTAAAGGTTTAGATGTTAGGGTTGGTAGCTTAGATCCGATGGGGGTTGTGACTAAAGAGTTTCAAAAAGAATCTGGTCGTGATTTCTTAAATTATGACGTATTTATTTTGCAGCTTAGTCATCAGTTTAATGATTGCTTATCTAAAGCTAACAATCAATAA
- a CDS encoding ATP-binding cassette domain-containing protein, whose protein sequence is MQFSQFRQPLIKAENISHKFDQTTVLQQISLQIFPKEIVTLIGPNGAGKSTLLKILLGLIKPNNGKVSRQKNLKIGFMPQKIQIDPTLPMTVKRFLQLGLPNPSLKDWFFKAAYSNTLIKKTTQDLDIADLLNHPIQKVSGGEMQRILLARALIREPQLLVLDEPVQGVDLQGQTEIYDYINKIRNEYGCGILMVSHDLHIVMKHTDEVLCINQHMCCSGHPQSVSKSSEFQALFGDLSDSLALYEHHHNNTVCQHTHGLHHHEVHESDESRNQKTNIESSNGGKS, encoded by the coding sequence GTGCAGTTTTCACAATTTAGACAGCCTCTTATCAAAGCTGAAAACATTTCTCATAAATTTGACCAAACCACGGTCTTACAACAAATTTCTCTACAAATTTTCCCTAAAGAGATTGTTACCTTAATCGGACCAAATGGAGCGGGGAAATCAACGCTTCTTAAAATTTTACTAGGACTTATTAAACCTAATAATGGCAAAGTTTCTAGGCAAAAAAACCTAAAAATTGGTTTCATGCCACAAAAAATTCAAATAGATCCAACACTGCCAATGACAGTAAAGCGTTTTTTACAATTAGGTTTGCCTAACCCAAGCCTTAAGGACTGGTTTTTTAAGGCTGCATATAGTAACACACTCATAAAAAAAACAACTCAAGATCTAGATATTGCCGACCTGCTCAACCACCCAATACAAAAAGTATCTGGTGGTGAGATGCAGCGTATTTTATTGGCTCGTGCTTTGATCAGAGAACCGCAGTTATTGGTTCTTGATGAACCAGTACAAGGCGTTGATTTGCAAGGTCAAACGGAGATCTACGACTATATCAATAAGATTCGAAACGAATATGGTTGTGGTATTTTAATGGTGAGTCATGACCTTCACATAGTCATGAAACATACTGACGAAGTACTCTGCATAAATCAGCATATGTGTTGCAGTGGACACCCTCAAAGTGTCAGTAAATCATCTGAATTTCAAGCTCTATTTGGTGACCTTTCTGATAGCTTAGCCTTGTATGAACACCACCATAATAATACTGTCTGCCAACACACTCATGGACTTCATCATCATGAAGTTCATGAAAGTGATGAATCAAGAAATCAAAAAACCAATATTGAATCATCAAACGGAGGGAAATCATAA
- a CDS encoding iron chelate uptake ABC transporter family permease subunit yields the protein MSLLPDFMLLALLGGIGLAIISAPLGVFMVWQRQSYFGATLAHSALLGISIGLYLHLDLTLSVIVVSMIVAAGIFGLGQYKQLSSDTLLGILAHSSLAFGLILISLQDNIQVDLMGYLFGDILSINTVDLTLILFTSLLILVFYIKHWQSLLNVTLNPELAQVEGVNVKQVQLLFVLLLAFMIALSMKIVGVLLVTSLLIIPAAAARKLSNSPEQMLVISIFIGIFSIVAGLITSYYIDVPTGPAIVMAATVVFLLLQLKPQSTR from the coding sequence ATGTCTTTATTACCTGACTTTATGCTTCTCGCTCTATTAGGTGGAATTGGCTTGGCTATTATCTCTGCACCGCTTGGCGTATTTATGGTTTGGCAGCGCCAATCTTACTTTGGCGCAACTCTTGCACACTCAGCGTTATTGGGAATTAGCATCGGCCTATATCTACATTTAGACTTAACCCTAAGTGTCATTGTCGTATCTATGATTGTTGCCGCTGGTATCTTTGGTTTAGGTCAGTACAAGCAACTCTCTTCAGACACTTTATTAGGCATACTTGCTCATAGTAGTTTAGCGTTCGGTTTAATCTTAATTAGCTTACAAGACAATATTCAAGTCGATTTAATGGGGTATTTATTTGGTGACATCCTAAGCATCAATACTGTAGATTTAACGCTTATTCTGTTCACTAGCTTACTCATTCTGGTGTTTTACATAAAACACTGGCAATCACTTTTAAACGTTACCTTAAACCCTGAGTTGGCTCAAGTAGAAGGCGTTAATGTCAAACAAGTACAACTGCTTTTTGTTTTGTTACTTGCCTTCATGATTGCGCTTTCCATGAAAATTGTCGGCGTTTTGTTAGTCACATCACTACTCATTATTCCAGCTGCAGCAGCAAGAAAACTCTCTAATTCTCCTGAACAGATGCTTGTAATTAGTATCTTTATTGGTATCTTTTCAATTGTTGCTGGCCTGATTACCTCATACTATATTGATGTACCAACAGGCCCCGCAATTGTGATGGCTGCTACTGTAGTTTTCTTATTGCTACAATTAAAACCTCAGTCAACAAGATAA